A genomic segment from Candidatus Leptovillus gracilis encodes:
- a CDS encoding RNB domain-containing ribonuclease, translating into MSQSQHNDQQHREILQRIAHKAMLERELLPDFSAAVLAELDKIQAPASLNSEPAEAVSGIRDLTDLLWVSIDNEDSRDLDQLTFAESLPENKVRILVAVADVDALVKDGSAIDQHARHNTTSVYTAATIFSMLPEKLSTDFTSLNFNEERLAVVVEMVIGADGSLQGSDIYRARVQNHARLSYNRVAAWLDGDGAVFEEITAVPGLTDNLRLQDRTAQSLKNLRRVNGALSLETIEARPIFDGDQIRELEVQQKNRAKEIIEDFMIAANGVTARYLEAKKFPSIRRVVRTPKRWDRIVTLAQEHGATLPANPDSVALDAFLVKAKAADPLRFPDLSLAVIKLLGAGEYSAEQPDATTSGHFGLAVKDYAHSTAPNRRYTDLITQRLLKAAVASQAAPYSFAELAVLAEHFTQKEDDANKVERQVGKSAAALLIESRIGEEFDAFVTGASEKGTWVRLLTVPVEGKLMQGFEGLDVGDRIRVALTAVNVQRGFIDFKKVHSSN; encoded by the coding sequence ATGTCCCAATCCCAACACAACGATCAACAACACCGGGAAATCTTGCAGCGCATTGCCCACAAGGCGATGCTAGAAAGGGAGTTGCTTCCCGACTTTTCAGCCGCAGTGCTTGCCGAACTGGACAAAATTCAAGCCCCCGCCAGTCTAAACAGCGAGCCAGCCGAAGCGGTTTCTGGCATACGTGATCTGACGGATTTGCTGTGGGTTTCCATTGACAACGAGGACTCCCGCGACCTGGATCAACTCACGTTTGCCGAATCTCTGCCCGAAAACAAAGTCAGGATTCTGGTAGCCGTGGCCGACGTGGACGCGCTGGTTAAAGATGGCTCAGCCATTGACCAACATGCGCGCCACAACACAACTTCGGTCTACACAGCCGCAACCATCTTCTCCATGCTGCCGGAAAAGCTCTCCACCGATTTCACTTCCCTGAATTTTAATGAGGAGCGCCTGGCTGTTGTTGTAGAAATGGTGATCGGCGCAGATGGCTCCTTGCAAGGCTCAGATATCTATCGGGCGCGCGTACAAAATCATGCCCGGCTCTCCTATAACAGGGTGGCCGCCTGGTTAGATGGGGATGGTGCTGTGTTTGAGGAGATAACGGCCGTTCCCGGCCTAACTGACAATCTGCGCCTGCAAGACCGCACCGCCCAAAGCCTGAAGAACTTGCGGCGCGTCAATGGGGCACTCAGTTTAGAAACCATCGAAGCCAGACCAATCTTTGACGGCGACCAAATTCGTGAGCTTGAAGTACAACAGAAGAACCGCGCCAAAGAGATCATAGAAGATTTCATGATCGCCGCCAACGGGGTCACGGCCCGGTATCTTGAGGCCAAGAAATTCCCTTCCATCCGCCGGGTGGTACGCACCCCCAAACGCTGGGATCGGATAGTGACACTTGCCCAAGAACACGGCGCCACGCTGCCGGCTAACCCGGATTCGGTGGCGCTTGATGCGTTTCTCGTTAAAGCGAAAGCTGCTGATCCTTTGCGCTTCCCCGACCTCTCCCTGGCGGTGATCAAACTGCTCGGAGCAGGCGAATACAGCGCCGAACAGCCCGACGCGACGACCTCAGGCCACTTTGGTCTGGCGGTCAAAGATTATGCCCATTCCACCGCTCCCAATCGCCGTTACACCGATTTGATCACGCAGCGTTTGCTGAAAGCCGCTGTTGCCAGCCAGGCTGCGCCCTACAGCTTTGCGGAACTGGCTGTGCTGGCCGAGCATTTCACCCAGAAAGAGGATGACGCGAACAAAGTGGAACGGCAGGTTGGCAAATCTGCCGCCGCGCTGCTCATTGAGTCCAGGATTGGCGAAGAGTTTGATGCGTTTGTTACCGGCGCTTCCGAGAAAGGGACGTGGGTGCGGCTGCTCACTGTGCCCGTCGAAGGCAAACTCATGCAAGGGTTCGAGGGGTTGGATGTGGGTGATCGGATTCGCGTGGCGTTAACGGCCGTTAACGTCCAGCGTGGCTTCATTGATTTCAAAAAAGTTCATTCATCAAATTAA
- a CDS encoding glycine zipper family protein, which produces MDQKSNDEQKRPSKFYQNRGTSLGVALGLIFGAAFNQIGIGLVLGIAAGTAIGRTLELQAHKKTNQE; this is translated from the coding sequence ATGGATCAGAAATCAAACGATGAACAGAAGCGACCCTCAAAATTTTATCAGAACCGAGGCACATCTCTTGGCGTCGCTCTGGGATTAATCTTTGGAGCAGCATTTAACCAAATTGGCATAGGCCTGGTACTGGGTATTGCGGCAGGAACGGCAATTGGTCGCACGCTTGAGTTACAGGCTCATAAAAAAACTAATCAGGAATAA
- a CDS encoding DUF3267 domain-containing protein, protein MALLISEKSIHQANHTETCIRSTPTREHNMPTIPVSGSLPNDYQEVLYWRVTDKPTHVIAIQILALISLVIFGLIFFVLAVSLGKMPTQIAFGMGEIGAVLLGVLLAMGLHELTHGLTMQMFGAEPKYGILWKGLMLYATSPGYAYPRNNYIVIALAPFVVISTFVISGMWLLQGTLWVPLFALCGIFNASGAIGDMWMTMIVLRYPATAYVMDERDGLRLFLPITLVQATG, encoded by the coding sequence GTGGCTTTATTGATTTCAGAAAAGTCCATTCATCAAGCCAATCATACGGAAACCTGCATCCGTTCAACTCCTACGAGGGAACACAACATGCCTACCATTCCTGTTTCCGGATCATTGCCCAACGATTATCAAGAAGTTCTCTACTGGCGAGTGACCGATAAACCCACCCACGTGATCGCCATACAAATCCTGGCCTTAATCTCCCTTGTCATCTTTGGCCTTATTTTTTTTGTGTTGGCTGTCAGCTTGGGCAAGATGCCGACACAAATTGCATTCGGTATGGGCGAAATCGGGGCGGTTCTGCTCGGGGTTTTGCTGGCAATGGGCTTACATGAGCTAACCCATGGGTTAACCATGCAGATGTTTGGGGCAGAACCCAAGTATGGCATCCTATGGAAAGGGCTGATGTTGTACGCCACATCGCCCGGGTACGCTTACCCTCGAAACAACTATATCGTTATCGCCCTGGCGCCATTTGTTGTCATCAGTACCTTTGTCATTAGTGGCATGTGGTTATTGCAGGGAACCTTATGGGTACCCTTATTCGCGTTATGCGGCATCTTCAACGCCAGCGGCGCAATAGGCGATATGTGGATGACCATGATCGTGCTTCGCTACCCCGCCACAGCCTACGTTATGGATGAGCGAGATGGGTTACGACTCTTTTTGCCAATCACATTGGTACAAGCCACAGGCTAA
- a CDS encoding CsbD family protein translates to MNQDIFEGKWKEMQGQAKEWWGKLTDDDLKQVDGKADQLIGILQQKYGYTKEQAEEELNLRLEGFAQEPAEVGKSPYTTPAPEGTGLDHAMPGEPYKSPYVTGEPEDHTAKNAGFKSPYATPDMTDIREDDRELSPYTTVDNRP, encoded by the coding sequence ATGAACCAGGATATTTTTGAAGGCAAGTGGAAAGAAATGCAAGGTCAGGCCAAAGAGTGGTGGGGCAAACTCACCGACGATGACTTGAAGCAAGTAGACGGCAAGGCTGACCAGCTCATTGGCATTCTGCAACAGAAGTATGGTTACACCAAAGAACAAGCCGAAGAGGAATTGAACTTGCGGCTGGAAGGGTTTGCTCAGGAGCCTGCGGAAGTGGGCAAAAGCCCTTACACGACCCCGGCTCCAGAGGGTACGGGTTTGGATCATGCCATGCCGGGCGAACCCTATAAAAGTCCTTATGTTACGGGCGAACCGGAAGATCACACCGCTAAAAATGCGGGGTTCAAAAGCCCTTATGCTACGCCGGATATGACTGACATCCGTGAAGACGACAGGGAGTTAAGCCCATACACAACGGTGGATAACAGGCCCTGA